A region of the Acidobacteriota bacterium genome:
TTGAGCGGCGCAATGTAGTTACGGGCTTCCGCCGGATGCGCCATGAAGTAGGCCACGGCTGCGCGTTGGACCCCTTCTTCGTCCACCAGGCTCTCCGGCGTCAATCCGTTGCCGAAGTCGTAGAAGCGCGAGAGACCGGTATTTCCGGCGAGATGCGGCGCACGCGTCCACATCGCATAGTCTTTGGTCGCGTAGCCGTAGGCTTTTGCGAGCCAGGCTTTGTCGGCCTTTCCAGCCGCCTTTTCTGCCTCGTACACCGACATGACCATGGCGGTAAGAAAGGGAGGCTGCGCACGCGTGAGGTAATACGTGCGGTTGGCGTTCAAGATCGTTCCGTAGTGTTCAATCTCAAAGAAAAAGTTGTCCACCATCCCGCGCGCAAGCGGTACGCGTCCGTCGCTGACCAGGCCGCGAACGATGAAGTAGCTGTCCCAGCCGTACATCTCGTTGAAGGATCCGCCCGGAACGACATAATTGTTTTCGAGATAGAGAAGACCATGCGGATCGAACTTGTTGGTATCGACCTCACCAGGCCCATGAATTTGAGCGGGCAGTTTCTTCACCTGGATGTGGCAATCCTGCTGCGCTTTTTCGACAGCAGGCGGTATACCGTATTCCGCGGGGAGATAAAGGACCGAAGCAGAGGGCATCTTCGGATCGGTTACAGTCTTGCAGTCCGACATGGAGCGCGTCAGTACATCCCAGGTGGATGCGATATGGGTGCGGATAGCTGCGACCCTGGCAGGATCGAGTTTCGAGGCATCAGAGGCGTTCTGCGCGCTGCAAGCCGTGGCCAGGACGCCGAGAAGCAGCGCCCTTTGGCAAACAGATTCCGAGATACCAGCAATCTTCAACATGATTTTCCCCGCATGAGACTTCCCTCTCATTGGCTCGCACTCTGCTTTACGATTTGTTCAATTGCGTGACCCTTCACGTTCTTCATCTCGAGCCCTAACAGCGCCGCGATTGTAGGAGCGACGTCCAGATTGGAAATGCTCCCCAGATGATGGCCCTTCGGCACGCCCGCACCCCACGCGATGAAGATCGCCTGCATTTTAGGATCGCTATTGAGGTAGCCGTGCGTGCCCTTGCCGGGGAACTGCGTCACGTATTCCCCTTCTGACTCGTTGCTGAACACATAGTCCGGCGTAGCGGCAAGAACCATGTCGGGCGCTTGATCGCTGGCGGATGGAACTGGCAGTCCAAGTTTCGGCAGTTCGTCGGTGCCATAAATTCGATCAATGCCCTCGACGCCAGTGAAGATGGCGCGAAGTTTGGTGGATAATTCGACTTTGCGAGCAGGATCGGTCACATACACCATGGCTGTGCCTCCGGTCGACATCACCCATGCGTCGCCCTTGGCGTGAGCTTGCGACCCGCTCAATAATCCTTTATCGCGAAGAAGCACGTTGGGATGCAGCTTGTGCTTGATCTCACGAAAACCGTGATCCGAGACGACGATCACTGTCGCATCGCGGGAAAGGCCGGTGCGCTCGAGGAGATCGACAATTTGCTTGACGTGGCTATCCAGCAGAGCCATTGCAGTGAAGCTGGCGTTGCTCATCGGACCATATTCGTGATTCGTATCGTCCCCGGTGAGCAGATGGAAGAGCATTAGATTCGGCTTGTGCTCCTCCAGAATCTTGACTGCCGCATCGGTCCACATTTCGTCTTGCCACGCCTGGCTGCTGTCCTCGAAGGTGAGTAACTGCTCGGCGGTTACGGTTCCCTCGGCAATCATCTCGCGTTCGATGGCGCCGTTTGGATCTGGAATTTCCGGAAACTTCCAGGTGATTGTCTTCGCCCCATAGATCGCGACCCAATCGACCTGCGCCGTGGTAAGGCCTGCCTGATAGGCGATGTCATAGATGGTCGGCGCATGCACCATCACGTCTTTGTCCTTCCACGGCTCACTCGACGGCTGCAGTCCTCCCTCGGGACGCAGGAGCAGTCCATTA
Encoded here:
- a CDS encoding alkaline phosphatase family protein, which produces MKRLAKPLQFVCAVALTACAIPALLHASPNKKRMVVVISLDGFPAYALDDPRLPIPTLRRLAREGAVAASMQPINPTVTWPNHTAIVTGVNASEHHVLFNGLLLRPEGGLQPSSEPWKDKDVMVHAPTIYDIAYQAGLTTAQVDWVAIYGAKTITWKFPEIPDPNGAIEREMIAEGTVTAEQLLTFEDSSQAWQDEMWTDAAVKILEEHKPNLMLFHLLTGDDTNHEYGPMSNASFTAMALLDSHVKQIVDLLERTGLSRDATVIVVSDHGFREIKHKLHPNVLLRDKGLLSGSQAHAKGDAWVMSTGGTAMVYVTDPARKVELSTKLRAIFTGVEGIDRIYGTDELPKLGLPVPSASDQAPDMVLAATPDYVFSNESEGEYVTQFPGKGTHGYLNSDPKMQAIFIAWGAGVPKGHHLGSISNLDVAPTIAALLGLEMKNVKGHAIEQIVKQSASQ
- a CDS encoding trehalase, whose amino-acid sequence is MLKIAGISESVCQRALLLGVLATACSAQNASDASKLDPARVAAIRTHIASTWDVLTRSMSDCKTVTDPKMPSASVLYLPAEYGIPPAVEKAQQDCHIQVKKLPAQIHGPGEVDTNKFDPHGLLYLENNYVVPGGSFNEMYGWDSYFIVRGLVSDGRVPLARGMVDNFFFEIEHYGTILNANRTYYLTRAQPPFLTAMVMSVYEAEKAAGKADKAWLAKAYGYATKDYAMWTRAPHLAGNTGLSRFYDFGNGLTPESLVDEEGVQRAAVAYFMAHPAEARNYIAPLKAGESGSVYDPAFTVEVCDTASSAAHQKCETKTTLHMTEEYWHGDRAMRESGYDISFRFGPYGVGTHHFAPVCLNSLLYKTEKDMEAMARILGRTQDAKQWGERAATRAATMRKLFWDTERGEFFDYDFEAGKRSGYEFASTFFPLWAGWATLEQARAVQKNIGIFERAGGIVASTRESGVQWDFPYGWAPQQLFAVEGLRNYKMDADADRISIKFLSTVMDDYKRVGSILEKYNMLTRSSDVTVAAGYQYNADGFGWTNGVFLVLLEKLPK